One segment of Paenibacillus sp. FSL R7-0337 DNA contains the following:
- a CDS encoding DgaE family pyridoxal phosphate-dependent ammonia lyase — MDHSLQAKYGLKRVINASGRMSILGVSAPADSVMEAMKQGGQRYVEIADLVDKSGDYIARLLGSEGAVVVNSASSGIALSVAAIVTAGDPRLSLRLHQEPVLKNEIIMLKGHNVQYGAPVETMVFLGGGRVVEAGYANEGRVEHIEQAIGERTAAILYVKSHHAVQKNMISVEEAWEVARRRGVPMIVDAAAEEDLRKYVQYSDLAIYSGSKAVEGPTSGIVAGGKKYIGWLKVQLHGIGRSMKVGKETTFGLLQALDEYQDKADNSQQEKQALEALQPLAGLPGVSVRTVQDEAGRAIYRGRIQIDAAAAGRDAREVNDRLREGDIAVYTRDYGVKQGYFDIDPRSLQGDDLQVIVSRIQEIIGGRS, encoded by the coding sequence ATGGATCACTCATTACAGGCTAAATATGGATTGAAGCGTGTGATTAATGCCAGCGGAAGAATGAGCATCCTTGGCGTGTCTGCACCGGCGGATTCAGTCATGGAGGCAATGAAGCAAGGAGGGCAGCGGTATGTGGAAATCGCGGATCTGGTGGACAAATCGGGAGATTACATCGCCCGTCTGCTCGGCTCGGAAGGAGCCGTTGTGGTGAACTCGGCCTCCAGCGGCATTGCGCTGTCGGTGGCGGCCATAGTGACCGCCGGAGATCCGCGGCTTAGCCTGCGCCTGCATCAGGAGCCGGTGCTGAAGAATGAGATTATCATGCTGAAAGGCCATAACGTGCAGTATGGAGCGCCGGTGGAGACAATGGTCTTCCTTGGCGGAGGGCGGGTGGTTGAAGCGGGATATGCGAATGAAGGCCGCGTAGAGCATATTGAACAGGCCATCGGGGAACGTACCGCAGCGATTCTCTATGTGAAATCCCACCACGCCGTCCAGAAGAATATGATCTCGGTGGAGGAGGCCTGGGAGGTTGCCCGGCGCAGGGGTGTGCCGATGATTGTTGATGCGGCTGCGGAGGAGGACTTGCGCAAATATGTCCAGTATTCCGATTTGGCCATCTACAGCGGCTCGAAGGCGGTGGAAGGTCCAACTTCGGGCATTGTAGCGGGCGGGAAGAAATACATCGGCTGGCTGAAGGTGCAGCTGCACGGGATCGGCCGCAGCATGAAGGTCGGCAAAGAGACGACCTTCGGGCTGCTCCAGGCTTTGGATGAATATCAGGACAAGGCGGACAACAGCCAGCAGGAGAAGCAGGCGCTGGAGGCACTTCAGCCGCTCGCCGGTCTTCCCGGCGTGTCGGTCCGCACCGTGCAGGATGAAGCGGGGCGGGCGATTTACCGGGGACGCATCCAGATTGATGCCGCTGCTGCGGGAAGGGATGCAAGAGAGGTCAATGACCGCCTGCGGGAAGGCGATATTGCCGTGTATACGCGGGACTATGGCGTGAAGCAGGGATATTTCGATATCGATCCGAGATCGCTGCAGGGCGATGATCTCCAGGTTATCGTCAGCAGAATTCAAGAGATTATAGGGGGCAGATCATAA
- a CDS encoding helix-turn-helix domain-containing protein, with amino-acid sequence MSNPAPQPSLLNRFRLTWNHFKSRLLLKYAFSYILMFLIPLTGVTIFVYENAVKGLRVEIEQSNVNQLNQVKSTIDGRMNELQEIAGRIAYDKHLTPYMVRHPYYSLEAIQALANYKASSSIAEDLFLYFHGDSNIYSYRGLADLHVTFDTLYQFEHWTPEELRRDLNETRQPLVRPAENVTVNSRMEPMLAMLVPVKPNDPFPYGTVVYLMKESNLTGVMDSVLSDFSGSSYIFGPSGEVLTANSHGVSFPQNELQTLSALKPGIHNLELDGEQYSVVSVKSEENGWTYVTTMPSFQFFSRVAHVQTLILIVFCITVVTGIAAALLLAKRQYHPIRDLMEFAKPRGSGNEAPKLRNEWESIRQTLHDYSARIDLQEPFVRNQCMLLLLKHGQPDDPEIEQMILSAGFRHPQGQGLYFSAILSWDDAAQGGKSWQERHLLQEMLSNICLPGPDAQIFGIEFSVKDQFALIISLPGEGEMPVQHRMEQVIEAIQAVIREHSQLALSIGVGMAYRDLARLNQSFIEASAALEHRMIRRSGQVTYFEQLAELNPAAAESFWIPRKSMLKLEQSLKQGNESVAAQMIADTIDTIKDEPLQVHLLRCICFDLLNAFLRTASELGMDEVFTNMPELTSFETLEELESRLLSLASAICAQVERNTENSESSLMDDILAYVDQQFADYTLSLEHVALKFAISTSYLSRSFKEKTGSNFSQYIWQRRVDEVIRLLENTSAPLKEIIEQVGYLDAPNFIRKFKKETGLTPGQYRKEHALKGAAAKRPV; translated from the coding sequence ATGTCCAATCCCGCACCCCAGCCATCCTTGCTGAACCGGTTCCGGCTGACCTGGAATCACTTCAAGTCAAGGCTGCTGCTGAAATACGCTTTTTCCTATATCCTCATGTTCCTGATCCCGCTCACCGGCGTTACCATCTTCGTCTATGAAAACGCCGTCAAGGGCCTGCGGGTCGAAATTGAACAATCCAATGTTAATCAGCTTAATCAAGTGAAAAGCACCATCGACGGACGGATGAATGAGCTTCAGGAGATCGCCGGACGCATCGCCTATGACAAGCATCTGACCCCTTATATGGTCCGGCATCCTTATTACAGTCTGGAGGCGATTCAGGCACTGGCGAATTACAAGGCCAGCAGCAGTATCGCCGAGGATCTGTTCCTCTACTTCCACGGCGATTCCAATATCTATTCTTACCGTGGGTTGGCTGATCTTCATGTCACCTTCGATACTCTCTATCAGTTCGAGCACTGGACCCCGGAGGAACTGCGGCGTGACTTGAACGAGACCCGTCAGCCACTGGTCCGTCCAGCCGAGAATGTGACGGTCAATTCCCGGATGGAGCCGATGCTCGCCATGCTCGTCCCGGTGAAGCCGAATGACCCGTTCCCTTACGGAACAGTTGTCTATCTGATGAAGGAATCCAATCTTACCGGCGTCATGGATTCAGTTCTGAGCGATTTCTCGGGCAGCAGCTATATCTTCGGCCCCTCCGGCGAGGTGCTGACCGCGAACAGCCATGGCGTCAGCTTCCCCCAGAACGAGCTTCAGACCCTATCCGCTCTTAAGCCGGGGATTCACAATCTGGAGCTGGACGGAGAGCAGTACTCTGTGGTCTCTGTGAAGTCTGAAGAGAATGGCTGGACCTACGTCACCACGATGCCCAGTTTCCAATTTTTCAGCCGGGTCGCCCATGTTCAGACGCTGATTCTAATTGTCTTCTGTATTACAGTTGTTACCGGCATAGCGGCCGCGCTGCTGCTGGCCAAGCGGCAATACCACCCGATCCGCGATCTGATGGAATTCGCCAAGCCGCGGGGCAGCGGCAACGAAGCTCCCAAGCTGCGCAATGAATGGGAATCGATCCGGCAGACGCTTCATGACTACAGTGCCCGGATTGACCTCCAGGAGCCTTTTGTCCGCAACCAGTGCATGCTGCTGCTGCTCAAGCACGGCCAGCCGGATGATCCCGAGATTGAACAGATGATCCTGAGCGCAGGCTTCAGGCATCCGCAGGGACAGGGCCTCTATTTCTCGGCCATCCTGTCCTGGGATGATGCAGCGCAGGGCGGCAAGTCTTGGCAGGAACGCCATCTGCTGCAGGAGATGCTCAGCAATATCTGCCTGCCGGGCCCGGATGCGCAGATCTTCGGGATTGAATTCTCGGTCAAGGACCAGTTCGCCCTGATTATCTCCCTTCCAGGGGAAGGGGAGATGCCTGTTCAGCACCGGATGGAGCAGGTTATTGAAGCCATTCAGGCAGTGATCCGCGAACACTCGCAGCTCGCGCTGAGCATCGGTGTCGGCATGGCCTACCGGGACCTCGCCAGGCTGAACCAGTCCTTCATTGAAGCCTCCGCTGCTCTTGAGCACCGGATGATCCGGCGCAGCGGCCAGGTCACCTACTTCGAGCAGCTCGCAGAGCTGAATCCCGCCGCTGCCGAGAGCTTCTGGATTCCGCGCAAATCCATGCTGAAGCTGGAGCAGAGTCTGAAGCAGGGCAACGAATCGGTAGCGGCTCAGATGATTGCCGACACCATTGACACGATCAAGGACGAGCCGCTGCAGGTTCATCTGCTGCGGTGTATCTGCTTCGATCTGTTGAATGCTTTTCTGCGTACCGCCTCGGAGCTGGGTATGGATGAGGTGTTCACCAATATGCCGGAGCTGACCTCCTTCGAGACGCTGGAGGAGCTGGAGAGCCGGCTACTCTCGCTGGCTTCCGCCATTTGTGCCCAGGTGGAGCGGAACACCGAGAACAGCGAATCTTCCCTGATGGATGACATTCTGGCGTATGTGGATCAGCAGTTCGCAGACTACACCCTGAGCCTTGAGCATGTGGCGCTGAAGTTCGCCATCTCGACCTCTTATTTAAGCCGAAGCTTCAAGGAGAAGACCGGCAGTAATTTCTCGCAATATATCTGGCAGCGGCGTGTGGACGAGGTGATCCGGCTGCTGGAGAACACCAGTGCTCCGCTCAAGGAGATCATCGAGCAGGTCGGTTACCTGGATGCACCCAACTTCATCCGCAAGTTCAAAAAAGAAACCGGTCTGACGCCGGGGCAATACCGCAAGGAACATGCCTTGAAGGGGGCCGCTGCGAAAAGACCGGTTTGA
- a CDS encoding amidohydrolase/deacetylase family metallohydrolase translates to MGTENVLRNLQLVDGRTVDISIQGGIITAITPPGQAEGRSLLDCSGLYGSSGWIDLHVHAVPELDPYGDQIDEIGVKQGVTTLVDAGSCGADRIGAFYSASLLADTRVFALLNISRIGLARTDELSQLEWIDRARALAAVEAYPEFIVGLKARISQSVVKGSGIQPLKLARTLSDETKLPLMVHIGSAPPAISEVLELLRAGDVITHYLNGKANNLFRADGTPLPELLDAVDRGVQLDVGHGTASFSFRVAEQAKAAGIVLNTISTDIYRGNRLNGPVYSMADVLTKFLYLGYSLEEVIRAVTSSAAEWLGKPELGQIRVGGQANLTLFSLEDGEKQLMDSEGGVRTAHHYIEAKGVFINGSLITG, encoded by the coding sequence GTGGGCACAGAGAACGTGCTGCGCAACTTGCAGCTGGTGGATGGCCGGACGGTGGATATCTCCATTCAGGGCGGGATCATTACCGCGATTACCCCGCCGGGCCAGGCGGAAGGCAGGAGCCTGCTGGACTGCTCCGGGTTATACGGCTCCAGCGGATGGATTGATCTGCATGTGCATGCTGTGCCGGAGCTTGACCCCTACGGCGATCAGATTGACGAGATCGGGGTGAAGCAGGGGGTGACGACACTGGTGGATGCCGGGAGCTGCGGAGCAGACCGGATCGGGGCTTTTTACAGTGCGAGTCTTCTGGCCGATACCCGGGTATTCGCACTGCTTAATATCTCAAGAATCGGACTTGCGCGGACCGACGAGCTCTCGCAGCTGGAGTGGATTGACCGGGCCCGCGCGCTTGCAGCAGTGGAGGCTTATCCTGAATTCATCGTCGGCCTGAAAGCCCGCATCAGCCAAAGCGTCGTTAAGGGCAGCGGCATACAGCCGCTTAAGCTGGCACGAACCTTATCGGATGAGACGAAGCTTCCGCTCATGGTGCATATCGGCTCCGCGCCGCCTGCTATCTCTGAAGTGCTGGAGCTGCTGCGGGCGGGCGATGTAATTACTCATTACCTGAACGGCAAAGCCAATAATCTGTTCCGGGCGGACGGCACACCGCTGCCGGAACTGCTGGATGCTGTAGACCGGGGTGTCCAACTGGACGTAGGGCATGGCACCGCAAGCTTCTCCTTCCGGGTGGCGGAACAAGCGAAGGCGGCTGGTATCGTGCTGAATACGATCAGCACAGACATCTACCGGGGCAACCGGCTGAACGGTCCGGTGTACAGCATGGCGGATGTACTGACCAAGTTCCTCTATCTCGGCTACAGTCTGGAAGAGGTAATCCGTGCCGTCACCAGCAGCGCCGCAGAGTGGCTCGGCAAGCCGGAGCTTGGGCAGATCCGGGTAGGGGGGCAGGCGAATCTGACCTTATTCTCCCTGGAAGACGGTGAGAAACAGCTTATGGACTCAGAGGGCGGGGTGCGGACCGCGCACCACTATATTGAAGCAAAAGGAGTCTTTATCAATGGATCACTCATTACAGGCTAA
- a CDS encoding glycosidase, which produces MQITRHPNNPIVVPGGYEWRKVTVFNPAVIIDNGKFYMIERTAGSLTPCKNYLGLLESEDGVNFTHVKDEPIVTPDMLGFPYGSVQDPRIVKIDGTFYLNYALRPCAMSYYPTGAGVPERSIPKYPDGWGEEEGHWLTRSSILKSTNLLDWEFVADTTPLDINDRDNILFPEKINGKFVLLRRPEEYVGEAYGTEKAAMWITYSEDLVHWEEPKLLAAAGNLSWESRKIGGSTPPIRTDKGWLVLYHGVDEEIVYRVGAMLLDLEQPEKIIARTHNFIMEPETYYEKFGFQIPNVIFPTGNVVKDGLLYIYYGVTDTAIALATVPLDELVEHILNEAE; this is translated from the coding sequence ATGCAAATTACAAGACATCCCAATAATCCGATTGTCGTCCCGGGCGGCTATGAGTGGCGCAAGGTGACCGTGTTCAACCCGGCGGTCATCATCGATAACGGCAAGTTCTATATGATCGAGCGCACCGCCGGTTCCCTGACTCCCTGCAAGAACTATCTGGGCTTGCTGGAGAGTGAGGACGGAGTGAACTTCACCCATGTGAAGGATGAGCCGATTGTTACCCCGGATATGCTGGGCTTTCCGTACGGCAGCGTGCAGGACCCGCGTATTGTGAAGATCGATGGAACCTTCTACCTCAACTACGCCCTGCGTCCCTGCGCCATGAGCTATTATCCTACCGGGGCCGGCGTCCCTGAGCGCTCCATTCCCAAATACCCGGACGGCTGGGGGGAAGAGGAGGGCCACTGGCTGACCCGCTCCTCGATTCTGAAGTCAACCAATTTGCTGGACTGGGAGTTCGTGGCGGATACCACACCGCTCGACATCAATGACCGGGACAACATCCTGTTCCCTGAGAAAATAAACGGCAAATTCGTGCTGCTCCGCCGCCCCGAAGAATATGTGGGCGAAGCTTACGGGACGGAAAAAGCCGCTATGTGGATTACCTATTCCGAGGATCTCGTGCATTGGGAAGAGCCAAAGCTGCTCGCCGCCGCCGGGAACCTGTCCTGGGAGTCGCGGAAGATCGGCGGCTCAACGCCTCCAATCCGTACAGACAAGGGCTGGCTGGTGCTCTATCACGGTGTCGATGAAGAGATCGTCTACCGTGTAGGGGCGATGCTGCTGGATCTGGAGCAGCCGGAGAAAATCATTGCCCGGACCCATAACTTCATTATGGAGCCGGAGACGTATTACGAGAAATTTGGCTTCCAGATTCCGAATGTCATCTTCCCGACCGGCAATGTGGTCAAGGACGGCCTGCTCTATATCTACTACGGGGTAACCGACACAGCGATCGCGCTCGCCACGGTGCCGCTGGATGAATTGGTGGAGCATATTCTGAACGAAGCGGAGTAG
- a CDS encoding KDGP aldolase family protein, translating into MSKIQERFYKNRAALNVLAGSIGNAKDIYEAAEGHVLVGVLSKNYANAQEASAAMTEYGQGIQDAVSIGLGAGDNRQAAVVAEIAASYAGSHINQVFPAVGATRANLGAKDSWINSLVSPCGQPGYVNISTGPVSAGNASQAIVPVHAAIALVRDMGGNALKYFPMKGLELEEEYRAVAQACGEAGFALEPTGGIDLDNFAPILEIALQAGVPQVIPHIYSSIIDPQTGSTKVQDVRTLLHKMKSLVDRYA; encoded by the coding sequence ATGAGCAAGATTCAGGAGCGTTTTTATAAGAACAGAGCGGCACTGAATGTCCTGGCCGGCAGTATCGGGAACGCCAAGGATATCTACGAGGCTGCCGAAGGGCATGTTCTGGTGGGCGTACTCTCCAAAAATTACGCCAACGCCCAGGAAGCGTCCGCCGCTATGACGGAGTACGGACAGGGGATCCAGGATGCCGTATCCATCGGGCTTGGTGCCGGGGACAACCGCCAGGCGGCGGTGGTCGCAGAGATTGCTGCAAGCTATGCGGGCAGCCATATCAACCAGGTCTTTCCGGCTGTAGGCGCGACCCGTGCTAACCTGGGAGCCAAGGACAGCTGGATTAACAGCCTGGTCTCTCCCTGCGGACAGCCGGGCTATGTCAATATTTCCACCGGGCCGGTCAGCGCGGGGAATGCTTCGCAGGCCATCGTTCCAGTGCACGCTGCCATTGCCCTGGTCCGGGATATGGGCGGCAATGCACTCAAATATTTTCCGATGAAAGGGCTGGAGCTGGAAGAAGAGTATCGTGCGGTGGCCCAGGCCTGCGGAGAAGCCGGATTTGCCCTGGAGCCTACAGGCGGAATCGATCTGGATAACTTCGCGCCCATTCTGGAGATTGCGCTTCAGGCAGGCGTACCGCAGGTGATCCCGCATATCTATTCTTCCATTATTGATCCGCAGACCGGAAGCACGAAGGTGCAGGATGTCCGCACGCTGCTCCATAAGATGAAATCGCTGGTGGACCGGTATGCCTAG
- a CDS encoding polysaccharide deacetylase family protein, translated as MRIKFDLFPGGVSKALTLSWDDGRTYDRKLVEILNQHGLKGSFHLNSGLFGNEGYISQDEVAALYEGHEISAHTSTHPFLTMTPREGIADEILTDRKALEELAGYPVRGMSYPFGNYNDHVIGLLPALGIEYSRTVNSHHSFSLPDNLLAWHPTCHHKEMLDLGKKFLEEKPRFSYMQLLYVWGHSYEFNDDDNWQELEQFAAMMGGHEDIWYATNIEIVDYLSAVEGLRFSASQEMVYNPSATEVWVSVGNEARRIPGGATVRLGHTT; from the coding sequence ATGAGAATCAAATTTGATCTTTTTCCGGGCGGAGTTTCTAAAGCGCTAACATTAAGCTGGGATGATGGAAGAACCTACGACCGGAAGCTCGTGGAGATTCTGAATCAGCATGGGCTGAAGGGGTCTTTTCATCTCAATTCGGGATTGTTCGGCAATGAGGGCTACATCTCGCAGGACGAGGTGGCTGCACTCTATGAGGGGCATGAGATTTCGGCGCATACCAGCACTCATCCGTTCCTTACCATGACCCCGCGCGAGGGGATCGCCGATGAGATTCTGACGGACCGCAAGGCGCTAGAGGAGCTAGCCGGTTATCCGGTCCGGGGCATGTCCTATCCGTTCGGCAATTACAATGATCATGTTATCGGCCTACTACCTGCCCTGGGCATTGAATATTCCCGCACGGTGAATTCCCACCACAGCTTCAGCCTGCCGGACAACCTGCTAGCCTGGCACCCTACCTGCCACCACAAGGAGATGCTGGACTTGGGCAAGAAGTTCCTGGAGGAAAAGCCCCGTTTCTCTTATATGCAGCTGCTCTATGTCTGGGGACACAGCTATGAGTTCAATGACGATGATAACTGGCAGGAGCTGGAGCAGTTCGCCGCTATGATGGGCGGTCATGAGGACATCTGGTATGCCACCAATATTGAGATCGTGGACTACCTGTCCGCTGTGGAAGGACTGCGCTTCTCCGCTTCGCAGGAGATGGTCTATAACCCGTCGGCAACGGAGGTATGGGTCTCAGTGGGGAATGAAGCCCGCCGCATCCCGGGCGGAGCTACGGTCAGATTGGGGCACACGACTTAA
- a CDS encoding sugar kinase encodes MPRIAAFGEVMMRLQVPGVETLAQSSRLEYSFSGSGVNVTAALAKYGHNGALITTLPETPVGEAAMAYLRKLGVDTSLIRRGGKHLGMYFLENGFGARPGRVTYTDRLGSSFNTAEAGQYDMAALASRVDVLHLCGITLAMNDGVRGQMKQLAAEVKRAGGMVVFDCNYRPALWGEAGYTKARPHYEELLALADLVLMNEKDALYILGTAAADYDRITQLKQAVPAVAERFGIRAAAGTHREINADNTHSLTGYLYRQGTFAFSRKLTFPVYDRIGAGDAFASAVIHGELQEYPQQQTVEMAAAAAMLAHTIPGDTALFTESEVLRALSDFTLDVER; translated from the coding sequence ATGCCTAGAATCGCGGCCTTCGGCGAAGTGATGATGCGGCTGCAGGTGCCGGGGGTGGAGACGCTGGCCCAGAGCAGCAGGCTGGAGTACTCTTTTTCGGGCAGCGGGGTGAATGTAACGGCGGCGCTCGCCAAATACGGCCATAATGGAGCACTAATCACAACCTTGCCGGAGACTCCAGTGGGGGAAGCTGCGATGGCCTATCTGCGCAAGCTTGGGGTGGATACGTCACTGATCCGCCGGGGCGGCAAGCACCTCGGAATGTACTTCCTGGAGAACGGGTTCGGCGCCCGCCCCGGAAGAGTCACGTATACCGACCGGCTGGGCAGCAGCTTCAATACCGCTGAGGCTGGTCAGTATGATATGGCGGCGCTGGCTTCCCGGGTGGATGTGCTCCATCTATGTGGCATTACGCTGGCTATGAATGACGGAGTGCGCGGGCAGATGAAGCAGCTTGCGGCGGAGGTGAAGCGTGCGGGGGGCATGGTGGTTTTTGACTGCAATTACCGTCCGGCGTTATGGGGTGAGGCGGGGTATACCAAGGCCCGTCCGCATTACGAAGAGCTGCTTGCGCTTGCCGATTTGGTGCTGATGAACGAAAAGGATGCGCTGTACATTCTTGGCACCGCAGCGGCAGATTATGATAGAATAACACAGTTGAAGCAAGCGGTTCCCGCTGTGGCGGAGCGCTTCGGAATCAGAGCGGCAGCGGGCACCCACCGTGAGATTAATGCGGACAATACGCATTCCCTGACAGGATATTTGTACCGTCAAGGTACATTCGCGTTCTCCCGCAAGCTGACCTTCCCGGTGTATGACCGGATTGGTGCCGGTGATGCTTTTGCCAGCGCTGTGATCCATGGTGAGTTGCAGGAGTATCCGCAGCAGCAGACGGTGGAGATGGCAGCGGCCGCAGCGATGCTGGCCCACACCATCCCGGGAGATACCGCGCTGTTTACCGAGAGCGAGGTGCTCCGGGCGCTGTCAGACTTTACCTTAGATGTTGAAAGGTAG
- a CDS encoding homocysteine synthase, giving the protein MSEEHKLSFETLAVHAGQEIDPTTLARAVPLYQTTSYGFRDAEHAANLFALKEFGNIYTRLMNPTTDVFEQRLAALEGGAGALATASGMAAISFSILNIAGAGDEIVSSASLYGGTYNLFSTTLPKLGIQVKFVDSDNPENFRAAITDKTKALYAETIGNPQGNVLDIEAVAAIAHEHGIPLIVDNTFPSPYLLRPIEHGADIVVHSATKFIGGHGTSIGGIIVDGGKFDWKASGRFPGLTEPDPSYHGVVYTEAVGPIAYIIKARVQLLRDLGAAISPFNSWMLLQGLETLHLRLERHSQNALKVAQYLEAHDSVEWVSYAGLQSHPSYKLAQKYLPKGQGAILTFGIKGGAAAGVKLIENVKLFSHLANVGDSKSLIIHPASTTHQQLSVEEQITAGVTPELLRLSIGTESIDDILYDLEQAIAASQQG; this is encoded by the coding sequence ATGTCAGAAGAGCACAAGCTGTCCTTTGAAACCCTCGCCGTCCACGCAGGCCAGGAGATTGATCCCACTACTTTAGCTCGTGCCGTGCCGTTGTACCAGACCACTTCGTATGGGTTCCGCGATGCGGAGCACGCAGCGAATCTGTTCGCGCTTAAGGAGTTCGGCAATATCTACACCCGGCTGATGAATCCGACGACCGATGTGTTTGAACAGCGTCTTGCTGCGCTTGAGGGCGGGGCAGGTGCACTGGCGACCGCGTCCGGAATGGCGGCCATTTCCTTCTCTATTCTGAATATTGCCGGAGCAGGGGATGAGATTGTGTCCTCCGCAAGTCTGTACGGCGGGACTTATAATCTGTTCTCTACAACGTTGCCTAAGCTGGGGATTCAGGTGAAGTTCGTGGATTCCGACAATCCGGAGAACTTCCGGGCAGCGATTACGGACAAGACCAAAGCGCTGTACGCCGAGACCATTGGTAATCCGCAAGGGAATGTACTGGATATCGAAGCAGTGGCGGCTATCGCCCATGAACATGGAATTCCGCTGATTGTGGATAATACCTTCCCAAGCCCGTATCTGCTGCGTCCGATTGAACATGGTGCGGATATCGTCGTGCATTCGGCAACCAAATTCATCGGCGGCCATGGCACATCCATCGGCGGAATCATCGTGGACGGCGGCAAGTTCGACTGGAAGGCCAGCGGAAGGTTCCCCGGCCTGACCGAACCGGACCCGAGCTACCACGGGGTAGTCTACACTGAAGCTGTAGGCCCTATCGCTTATATCATCAAAGCACGGGTACAACTGCTTCGTGACCTCGGCGCGGCGATCTCCCCGTTCAACTCCTGGATGCTGCTGCAGGGACTCGAAACGCTGCATTTGCGTCTGGAACGCCACAGCCAGAATGCACTCAAGGTCGCCCAATATCTGGAGGCTCATGATTCTGTAGAGTGGGTCAGCTATGCCGGACTACAGAGTCATCCATCCTATAAGCTGGCTCAGAAATATCTGCCTAAGGGCCAGGGCGCGATTCTGACCTTCGGAATTAAGGGCGGGGCGGCCGCAGGGGTGAAGCTGATCGAGAACGTGAAGCTGTTCTCGCATCTGGCCAATGTCGGCGATTCCAAGTCGCTGATCATCCACCCGGCCAGCACCACCCACCAGCAGCTGTCGGTCGAGGAGCAGATTACCGCCGGTGTTACACCGGAGCTGCTGCGCTTGTCCATCGGCACCGAATCCATCGACGATATCCTCTATGACCTGGAGCAGGCGATCGCTGCCAGCCAGCAGGGATAG
- a CDS encoding GntR family transcriptional regulator, which yields MSLKRKQGPLYQQIHKILKDRILHGVYPLGSIIPSEPQLEKEFDVSKMTVRGAVQELAQEGYVQKKSGVGTIVMRNTAYQKLSKGKRFTELLVEAGHKLEKKLLASQRLANEAGTEEYSRYGPYCQRIERLYILDGQPYIHLVHFLTAAALPGGGAAEMGADIQSLYDSLEENGIVLENFRDRFFVEPAPSEVCLLLKLPPGTPVLKRLRNSYDGEGRLIEHSIGCYNTELHHYLVSYDT from the coding sequence GTGTCACTGAAACGCAAGCAAGGCCCCTTATACCAGCAGATCCACAAGATCCTCAAAGACCGGATTCTGCACGGGGTATACCCGCTCGGCAGCATTATCCCCTCCGAGCCTCAGCTCGAGAAGGAGTTCGATGTCAGCAAAATGACGGTTCGCGGCGCGGTCCAGGAGCTGGCCCAGGAAGGCTATGTGCAGAAGAAAAGCGGCGTTGGAACCATTGTGATGCGCAATACCGCCTACCAGAAGCTCTCCAAAGGCAAACGGTTCACAGAGCTGCTGGTCGAAGCAGGCCATAAGCTGGAAAAGAAATTGCTCGCATCCCAGCGTCTCGCTAATGAAGCAGGAACAGAGGAATACAGCCGCTACGGGCCGTATTGCCAGCGGATCGAACGTCTGTATATTCTGGATGGCCAGCCCTATATACATCTGGTGCATTTCCTTACGGCAGCAGCCCTGCCCGGCGGGGGAGCGGCAGAGATGGGGGCAGACATCCAGTCCTTGTACGACTCGCTGGAGGAGAACGGTATTGTGCTGGAGAACTTCAGGGACCGCTTCTTCGTGGAGCCGGCACCATCCGAGGTATGCCTGCTGCTCAAGCTGCCGCCGGGGACGCCTGTGCTGAAGCGTCTGCGCAACTCCTATGACGGGGAGGGACGGCTGATCGAACACAGTATCGGCTGCTATAATACGGAGCTCCATCACTATCTGGTCAGCTATGATACTTGA